From the genome of Symphalangus syndactylus isolate Jambi chromosome 5, NHGRI_mSymSyn1-v2.1_pri, whole genome shotgun sequence, one region includes:
- the FOXM1 gene encoding forkhead box protein M1 isoform X12 → MKTSPRRPLILKRRRLPLPVQNAPSETSEEEPKRSPAQQEPNQAEASKEVAEPHSCKFPAGIKIINHPTMPNTQVVAIPNNANIHSIITALTAKGKESGSSGPNKFILISCGGAPTQPPGLQPQIQTSYDAKRTEVTLETLGPKPAARDVNLPRPSGALCEQKRETCDGEAAGCTTNNSLSNIQWLRKMSSDGLGSCSIKQEMEEKENCHLEHRQVKVEEPSRPSASWQNSVSERPPYSYMAMIQFAINSTERKRMTLKDIYTWIEDHFPYFKHIAKPGWKNSIRHNLSLHDMFVRETSANGKVSFWTIHPSANRYLTLDQVFKPLDPGSPQLPEHLESQQKRPNPELCRNVTIKTELPLGARRKMKPLLPRVSSYLVPIQFPVNQALVLQPSVKVPLPLAASLMSSELARHSKRVRIAPKLLGFQSWLRRSPAPSDCICSLLDSLSGFV, encoded by the exons ATGAAAACCAGCCCCCGTCGGCCATTGATTCTCAAAAGACGGAGGCTGCCCCTTCCTGTTCAAAATGCCCCAAGTGAAACATCAGAGGAGGAACCCAAGAGATCCCCTGCCCAACAGGAGCCTAATCAAGCAGAGGCCTCCAAGGAAGTGGCAGAGCCCCACTCTTGCAAGTTTCCAGCTGGGATCAAGATTATTAACCACCCCACCATGCCCAACACCCAAGTAGTGGCCATCCCCAACAATGCTAATATTCACAGCATCATCACAGCACTGACTGCCAAGGGAAAAGAGAGTGGCAGTAGTGGGCCCAACAAATTCATCCTCATCAGCTGTGGGGGAGCCCCAACTCAGCCTCCAGGACTCCAGCCTCAAATCCAAACCAGCTATGATGCCAAAAGGACAGAAGTGACCCTGGAGACCTTGGGACCAAAACCTGCAGCTAGGGATGTGAATCTTCCTAGACCATCTGGAGCCCTTTGCGAGCAGAAACGGGAGACCTGTG ATGGTGAGGCAGCAGGCTGCACTACCAACAATAGCCTTTCCAACATCCAGTGGCTTCGAAAGATGAGTTCTGATGGACTGGGCTCCTGCAGCATCAAGCAAGAGATGGAGGAAAAGGAGAATTGTCACCTGGAGCACAGACAGGTTAAG GTTGAGGAGCCTTCGAGACCATCAGCGTCCTGGCAGAACTCTGTGTCTGAGCGGCCACCCTACTCTTACATGGCCATGATACAATTCGCCATCAACAGCACTGAGAGGAAGCGCATGACCTTGAAAGACATCTACACTTGGATTGAGGACCACTTTCCCTACTTTAAGCACATTGCCAAGCCAGGCTGGAAG AACTCCATCCGCCACAACCTTTCCCTGCATGACATGTTTGTCCGGGAGACGTCCGCCAATGGCAAGGTCTCCTTCTGGACCATTCACCCCAGTGCCAACCGCTACTTGACATTGGACCAGGTGTTTAAG CCACTGGACCCAGGGTCTCCACAATTGCCCGAGCACTTGGAATCA CAGCAGAAACGACCGAATCCAGAGCTCTGCCGGAATGTGACCATCAAAACTGAACTCCCCCTGGGTGCAC GGCGGAAGATGAAGCCACTGCTACCACGGGTCAGCTCATACCTGGTGCCTATCCAGTTCCCGGTGAACCAGGCACTGGTGTTGCAGCCCTCGGTGAAGGTGCCATTGCCCCTGGCGGCTTCCCTCATGAGCTCAGAGCTCGCCCGCCATAGCAAGCGAGTCCGCATCGCCCCCAAG CTTCTGGGTTTCCAGTCTTGGTTAAGAAGGTCACCCGCACCCTCAGATTGTATATGTAGTCTCCTAGATTCTCTTTCAGGATTTGTatga
- the FOXM1 gene encoding forkhead box protein M1 isoform X14 has translation MKTSPRRPLILKRRRLPLPVQNAPSETSEEEPKRSPAQQEPNQAEASKEVAEPHSCKFPAGIKIINHPTMPNTQVVAIPNNANIHSIITALTAKGKESGSSGPNKFILISCGGAPTQPPGLQPQIQTSYDAKRTEVTLETLGPKPAARDVNLPRPSGALCEQKRETCDGEAAGCTTNNSLSNIQWLRKMSSDGLGSCSIKQEMEEKENCHLEHRQVKVEEPSRPSASWQNSVSERPPYSYMAMIQFAINSTERKRMTLKDIYTWIEDHFPYFKHIAKPGWKNSIRHNLSLHDMFVRETSANGKVSFWTIHPSANRYLTLDQVFKQQKRPNPELCRNVTIKTELPLGARRKMKPLLPRVSSYLVPIQFPVNQALVLQPSVKVPLPLAASLMSSELARHSKRVRIAPKLLGFQSWLRRSPAPSDCICSLLDSLSGFV, from the exons ATGAAAACCAGCCCCCGTCGGCCATTGATTCTCAAAAGACGGAGGCTGCCCCTTCCTGTTCAAAATGCCCCAAGTGAAACATCAGAGGAGGAACCCAAGAGATCCCCTGCCCAACAGGAGCCTAATCAAGCAGAGGCCTCCAAGGAAGTGGCAGAGCCCCACTCTTGCAAGTTTCCAGCTGGGATCAAGATTATTAACCACCCCACCATGCCCAACACCCAAGTAGTGGCCATCCCCAACAATGCTAATATTCACAGCATCATCACAGCACTGACTGCCAAGGGAAAAGAGAGTGGCAGTAGTGGGCCCAACAAATTCATCCTCATCAGCTGTGGGGGAGCCCCAACTCAGCCTCCAGGACTCCAGCCTCAAATCCAAACCAGCTATGATGCCAAAAGGACAGAAGTGACCCTGGAGACCTTGGGACCAAAACCTGCAGCTAGGGATGTGAATCTTCCTAGACCATCTGGAGCCCTTTGCGAGCAGAAACGGGAGACCTGTG ATGGTGAGGCAGCAGGCTGCACTACCAACAATAGCCTTTCCAACATCCAGTGGCTTCGAAAGATGAGTTCTGATGGACTGGGCTCCTGCAGCATCAAGCAAGAGATGGAGGAAAAGGAGAATTGTCACCTGGAGCACAGACAGGTTAAG GTTGAGGAGCCTTCGAGACCATCAGCGTCCTGGCAGAACTCTGTGTCTGAGCGGCCACCCTACTCTTACATGGCCATGATACAATTCGCCATCAACAGCACTGAGAGGAAGCGCATGACCTTGAAAGACATCTACACTTGGATTGAGGACCACTTTCCCTACTTTAAGCACATTGCCAAGCCAGGCTGGAAG AACTCCATCCGCCACAACCTTTCCCTGCATGACATGTTTGTCCGGGAGACGTCCGCCAATGGCAAGGTCTCCTTCTGGACCATTCACCCCAGTGCCAACCGCTACTTGACATTGGACCAGGTGTTTAAG CAGCAGAAACGACCGAATCCAGAGCTCTGCCGGAATGTGACCATCAAAACTGAACTCCCCCTGGGTGCAC GGCGGAAGATGAAGCCACTGCTACCACGGGTCAGCTCATACCTGGTGCCTATCCAGTTCCCGGTGAACCAGGCACTGGTGTTGCAGCCCTCGGTGAAGGTGCCATTGCCCCTGGCGGCTTCCCTCATGAGCTCAGAGCTCGCCCGCCATAGCAAGCGAGTCCGCATCGCCCCCAAG CTTCTGGGTTTCCAGTCTTGGTTAAGAAGGTCACCCGCACCCTCAGATTGTATATGTAGTCTCCTAGATTCTCTTTCAGGATTTGTatga
- the FOXM1 gene encoding forkhead box protein M1 isoform X4 gives MKTSPRRPLILKRRRLPLPVQNAPSETSEEEPKRSPAQQEPNQAEASKEVAEPHSCKFPAGIKIINHPTMPNTQVVAIPNNANIHSIITALTAKGKESGSSGPNKFILISCGGAPTQPPGLQPQIQTSYDAKRTEVTLETLGPKPAARDVNLPRPSGALCEQKRETCDGEAAGCTTNNSLSNIQWLRKMSSDGLGSCSIKQEMEEKENCHLEHRQVKVEEPSRPSASWQNSVSERPPYSYMAMIQFAINSTERKRMTLKDIYTWIEDHFPYFKHIAKPGWKNSIRHNLSLHDMFVRETSANGKVSFWTIHPSANRYLTLDQVFKPLDPGSPQLPEHLESQQKRPNPELCRNVTIKTELPLGARRKMKPLLPRVSSYLVPIQFPVNQALVLQPSVKVPLPLAASLMSSELARHSKRVRIAPKVLLAEEGIAPLPSAGPRKEEKLLFGEGLSPLLPVQSIKEEEIQPGEEMPHLARPIKVESPPLEEWPSPAPSFKEESSHSWEDSSQSPTPRPKKSYSGLRSPTRCVSEMLVIQHRERRERSRSRRKQHLLPPCVDEPELLFSEGPSTSRWAAELPFPADSSEPASQLSYSQEEGGPFKTPIKETLPVSSTPSKSVLPRTPESWRLTPPAKVGGLDFSPVQTPQGASGPLPDPLGLMDLSTTPLKSVPPFESPQRLLSAEPLDLTSVPFGNSSPSDIEVPKPGSPEPQVSGLAANRSLTEGLVLDTMNDSLSKILLDISFPGLEEDPLGPDSINWSQFIPELQ, from the exons ATGAAAACCAGCCCCCGTCGGCCATTGATTCTCAAAAGACGGAGGCTGCCCCTTCCTGTTCAAAATGCCCCAAGTGAAACATCAGAGGAGGAACCCAAGAGATCCCCTGCCCAACAGGAGCCTAATCAAGCAGAGGCCTCCAAGGAAGTGGCAGAGCCCCACTCTTGCAAGTTTCCAGCTGGGATCAAGATTATTAACCACCCCACCATGCCCAACACCCAAGTAGTGGCCATCCCCAACAATGCTAATATTCACAGCATCATCACAGCACTGACTGCCAAGGGAAAAGAGAGTGGCAGTAGTGGGCCCAACAAATTCATCCTCATCAGCTGTGGGGGAGCCCCAACTCAGCCTCCAGGACTCCAGCCTCAAATCCAAACCAGCTATGATGCCAAAAGGACAGAAGTGACCCTGGAGACCTTGGGACCAAAACCTGCAGCTAGGGATGTGAATCTTCCTAGACCATCTGGAGCCCTTTGCGAGCAGAAACGGGAGACCTGTG ATGGTGAGGCAGCAGGCTGCACTACCAACAATAGCCTTTCCAACATCCAGTGGCTTCGAAAGATGAGTTCTGATGGACTGGGCTCCTGCAGCATCAAGCAAGAGATGGAGGAAAAGGAGAATTGTCACCTGGAGCACAGACAGGTTAAG GTTGAGGAGCCTTCGAGACCATCAGCGTCCTGGCAGAACTCTGTGTCTGAGCGGCCACCCTACTCTTACATGGCCATGATACAATTCGCCATCAACAGCACTGAGAGGAAGCGCATGACCTTGAAAGACATCTACACTTGGATTGAGGACCACTTTCCCTACTTTAAGCACATTGCCAAGCCAGGCTGGAAG AACTCCATCCGCCACAACCTTTCCCTGCATGACATGTTTGTCCGGGAGACGTCCGCCAATGGCAAGGTCTCCTTCTGGACCATTCACCCCAGTGCCAACCGCTACTTGACATTGGACCAGGTGTTTAAG CCACTGGACCCAGGGTCTCCACAATTGCCCGAGCACTTGGAATCA CAGCAGAAACGACCGAATCCAGAGCTCTGCCGGAATGTGACCATCAAAACTGAACTCCCCCTGGGTGCAC GGCGGAAGATGAAGCCACTGCTACCACGGGTCAGCTCATACCTGGTGCCTATCCAGTTCCCGGTGAACCAGGCACTGGTGTTGCAGCCCTCGGTGAAGGTGCCATTGCCCCTGGCGGCTTCCCTCATGAGCTCAGAGCTCGCCCGCCATAGCAAGCGAGTCCGCATCGCCCCCAAG GTACTGCTAGCTGAGGAGGGGATAGCTCCTCTTCCTTCTGCAGGACCAAGGAAAGAGGAGAAACTCCTGTTTGGAGAAGGGCTGTCTCCTTTGCTTCCAGTCCAGTCTATCAAGGAGGAAGAAATCCAGCCTGGGGAGGAAATGCCACACTTAGCGAGACCCATCAAAGTGGAGAGCCCTCCCTTGGAAGAGTGGCCCTCCCCGGCCCCATCTTTCAAAGAGGAATCATCTCACTCCTGGGAGGATTCGTCCCAATCTCCCACCCCAAGACCCAAGAAGTCCTACAGTGGGCTTAGGTCCCCAACCCGGTGTGTCTCGGAAATGCTTGTGATTCAAcacagggagaggagggagaggagccggTCTCGGAGGAAACAGCATCTACTGCCTCCCTGTGTGGATGAGCCGGAGCTGCTCTTCTCAGAGGGGCCCAGTACTTCCCGCTGGGCCGCAGAGCTCCCGTTCCCAGCAGACTCCTCTGAGCCTGCCTCCCAGCTCAGCTACTCCCAGGAAGAGGGAGGACCTTTTAAGACACCCATTAAGGAAACGCTGCCTGTCTCCTCCACCCCGAGCAAATCTGTCCTCCCCAGAACCCCTGAATCCTGGAGGCTCACGCCCCCAGCCAAAGTAGGGGGGCTGGATTTCAGCCCAGTACAAACCCCCCAGGGTGCCTCTGGCCCCTTGCCTGACCCCCTGGGGCTGATGGATCTCAGCACCACTCCACTGAAAAGTGTTCCCCCCTTTGAATCACCGCAAAGGCTCCTCAGTGCAGAACCCTTAGACCTCACCTCTGTCCCCTTTGGCAACTCTTCTCCCTCAGATATAGAAGTCCCCAAGCCAGGCTCCCCGGAGCCACAGGTTTCTGGCCTTGCAGCCAATCGTTCTCTGACAGAAGGCCTGGTCCTGGACACAATGAATGATAGCCTCAGCAAGATCCTGCTGGACATCAGCTTTCCTGGCCTGGAGGAGGACCCACTGGGCCCTGACAGCATCAACTGGTCCCAGTTTATTCCTGAGCTACAGTAG
- the FOXM1 gene encoding forkhead box protein M1 isoform X13: MKTSPRRPLILKRRRLPLPVQNAPSETSEEEPKRSPAQQEPNQAEASKEVAEPHSCKFPAGIKIINHPTMPNTQVVAIPNNANIHSIITALTAKGKESGSSGPNKFILISCGGAPTQPPGLQPQIQTSYDAKRTEVTLETLGPKPAARDVNLPRPSGALCEQKRETCADGEAAGCTTNNSLSNIQWLRKMSSDGLGSCSIKQEMEEKENCHLEHRQVKVEEPSRPSASWQNSVSERPPYSYMAMIQFAINSTERKRMTLKDIYTWIEDHFPYFKHIAKPGWKNSIRHNLSLHDMFVRETSANGKVSFWTIHPSANRYLTLDQVFKQQKRPNPELCRNVTIKTELPLGARRKMKPLLPRVSSYLVPIQFPVNQALVLQPSVKVPLPLAASLMSSELARHSKRVRIAPKLLGFQSWLRRSPAPSDCICSLLDSLSGFV; encoded by the exons ATGAAAACCAGCCCCCGTCGGCCATTGATTCTCAAAAGACGGAGGCTGCCCCTTCCTGTTCAAAATGCCCCAAGTGAAACATCAGAGGAGGAACCCAAGAGATCCCCTGCCCAACAGGAGCCTAATCAAGCAGAGGCCTCCAAGGAAGTGGCAGAGCCCCACTCTTGCAAGTTTCCAGCTGGGATCAAGATTATTAACCACCCCACCATGCCCAACACCCAAGTAGTGGCCATCCCCAACAATGCTAATATTCACAGCATCATCACAGCACTGACTGCCAAGGGAAAAGAGAGTGGCAGTAGTGGGCCCAACAAATTCATCCTCATCAGCTGTGGGGGAGCCCCAACTCAGCCTCCAGGACTCCAGCCTCAAATCCAAACCAGCTATGATGCCAAAAGGACAGAAGTGACCCTGGAGACCTTGGGACCAAAACCTGCAGCTAGGGATGTGAATCTTCCTAGACCATCTGGAGCCCTTTGCGAGCAGAAACGGGAGACCTGTG CAGATGGTGAGGCAGCAGGCTGCACTACCAACAATAGCCTTTCCAACATCCAGTGGCTTCGAAAGATGAGTTCTGATGGACTGGGCTCCTGCAGCATCAAGCAAGAGATGGAGGAAAAGGAGAATTGTCACCTGGAGCACAGACAGGTTAAG GTTGAGGAGCCTTCGAGACCATCAGCGTCCTGGCAGAACTCTGTGTCTGAGCGGCCACCCTACTCTTACATGGCCATGATACAATTCGCCATCAACAGCACTGAGAGGAAGCGCATGACCTTGAAAGACATCTACACTTGGATTGAGGACCACTTTCCCTACTTTAAGCACATTGCCAAGCCAGGCTGGAAG AACTCCATCCGCCACAACCTTTCCCTGCATGACATGTTTGTCCGGGAGACGTCCGCCAATGGCAAGGTCTCCTTCTGGACCATTCACCCCAGTGCCAACCGCTACTTGACATTGGACCAGGTGTTTAAG CAGCAGAAACGACCGAATCCAGAGCTCTGCCGGAATGTGACCATCAAAACTGAACTCCCCCTGGGTGCAC GGCGGAAGATGAAGCCACTGCTACCACGGGTCAGCTCATACCTGGTGCCTATCCAGTTCCCGGTGAACCAGGCACTGGTGTTGCAGCCCTCGGTGAAGGTGCCATTGCCCCTGGCGGCTTCCCTCATGAGCTCAGAGCTCGCCCGCCATAGCAAGCGAGTCCGCATCGCCCCCAAG CTTCTGGGTTTCCAGTCTTGGTTAAGAAGGTCACCCGCACCCTCAGATTGTATATGTAGTCTCCTAGATTCTCTTTCAGGATTTGTatga
- the FOXM1 gene encoding forkhead box protein M1 isoform X11, whose amino-acid sequence MKTSPRRPLILKRRRLPLPVQNAPSETSEEEPKRSPAQQEPNQAEASKEVAEPHSCKFPAGIKIINHPTMPNTQVVAIPNNANIHSIITALTAKGKESGSSGPNKFILISCGGAPTQPPGLQPQIQTSYDAKRTEVTLETLGPKPAARDVNLPRPSGALCEQKRETCADGEAAGCTTNNSLSNIQWLRKMSSDGLGSCSIKQEMEEKENCHLEHRQVKVEEPSRPSASWQNSVSERPPYSYMAMIQFAINSTERKRMTLKDIYTWIEDHFPYFKHIAKPGWKNSIRHNLSLHDMFVRETSANGKVSFWTIHPSANRYLTLDQVFKPLDPGSPQLPEHLESQQKRPNPELCRNVTIKTELPLGARRKMKPLLPRVSSYLVPIQFPVNQALVLQPSVKVPLPLAASLMSSELARHSKRVRIAPKLLGFQSWLRRSPAPSDCICSLLDSLSGFV is encoded by the exons ATGAAAACCAGCCCCCGTCGGCCATTGATTCTCAAAAGACGGAGGCTGCCCCTTCCTGTTCAAAATGCCCCAAGTGAAACATCAGAGGAGGAACCCAAGAGATCCCCTGCCCAACAGGAGCCTAATCAAGCAGAGGCCTCCAAGGAAGTGGCAGAGCCCCACTCTTGCAAGTTTCCAGCTGGGATCAAGATTATTAACCACCCCACCATGCCCAACACCCAAGTAGTGGCCATCCCCAACAATGCTAATATTCACAGCATCATCACAGCACTGACTGCCAAGGGAAAAGAGAGTGGCAGTAGTGGGCCCAACAAATTCATCCTCATCAGCTGTGGGGGAGCCCCAACTCAGCCTCCAGGACTCCAGCCTCAAATCCAAACCAGCTATGATGCCAAAAGGACAGAAGTGACCCTGGAGACCTTGGGACCAAAACCTGCAGCTAGGGATGTGAATCTTCCTAGACCATCTGGAGCCCTTTGCGAGCAGAAACGGGAGACCTGTG CAGATGGTGAGGCAGCAGGCTGCACTACCAACAATAGCCTTTCCAACATCCAGTGGCTTCGAAAGATGAGTTCTGATGGACTGGGCTCCTGCAGCATCAAGCAAGAGATGGAGGAAAAGGAGAATTGTCACCTGGAGCACAGACAGGTTAAG GTTGAGGAGCCTTCGAGACCATCAGCGTCCTGGCAGAACTCTGTGTCTGAGCGGCCACCCTACTCTTACATGGCCATGATACAATTCGCCATCAACAGCACTGAGAGGAAGCGCATGACCTTGAAAGACATCTACACTTGGATTGAGGACCACTTTCCCTACTTTAAGCACATTGCCAAGCCAGGCTGGAAG AACTCCATCCGCCACAACCTTTCCCTGCATGACATGTTTGTCCGGGAGACGTCCGCCAATGGCAAGGTCTCCTTCTGGACCATTCACCCCAGTGCCAACCGCTACTTGACATTGGACCAGGTGTTTAAG CCACTGGACCCAGGGTCTCCACAATTGCCCGAGCACTTGGAATCA CAGCAGAAACGACCGAATCCAGAGCTCTGCCGGAATGTGACCATCAAAACTGAACTCCCCCTGGGTGCAC GGCGGAAGATGAAGCCACTGCTACCACGGGTCAGCTCATACCTGGTGCCTATCCAGTTCCCGGTGAACCAGGCACTGGTGTTGCAGCCCTCGGTGAAGGTGCCATTGCCCCTGGCGGCTTCCCTCATGAGCTCAGAGCTCGCCCGCCATAGCAAGCGAGTCCGCATCGCCCCCAAG CTTCTGGGTTTCCAGTCTTGGTTAAGAAGGTCACCCGCACCCTCAGATTGTATATGTAGTCTCCTAGATTCTCTTTCAGGATTTGTatga
- the FOXM1 gene encoding forkhead box protein M1 isoform X7 — protein sequence MKTSPRRPLILKRRRLPLPVQNAPSETSEEEPKRSPAQQEPNQAEASKEVAEPHSCKFPAGIKIINHPTMPNTQVVAIPNNANIHSIITALTAKGKESGSSGPNKFILISCGGAPTQPPGLQPQIQTSYDAKRTEVTLETLGPKPAARDVNLPRPSGALCEQKRETCDGEAAGCTTNNSLSNIQWLRKMSSDGLGSCSIKQEMEEKENCHLEHRQVKVEEPSRPSASWQNSVSERPPYSYMAMIQFAINSTERKRMTLKDIYTWIEDHFPYFKHIAKPGWKNSIRHNLSLHDMFVRETSANGKVSFWTIHPSANRYLTLDQVFKQQQKRPNPELCRNVTIKTELPLGARRKMKPLLPRVSSYLVPIQFPVNQALVLQPSVKVPLPLAASLMSSELARHSKRVRIAPKVLLAEEGIAPLPSAGPRKEEKLLFGEGLSPLLPVQSIKEEEIQPGEEMPHLARPIKVESPPLEEWPSPAPSFKEESSHSWEDSSQSPTPRPKKSYSGLRSPTRCVSEMLVIQHRERRERSRSRRKQHLLPPCVDEPELLFSEGPSTSRWAAELPFPADSSEPASQLSYSQEEGGPFKTPIKETLPVSSTPSKSVLPRTPESWRLTPPAKVGGLDFSPVQTPQGASGPLPDPLGLMDLSTTPLKSVPPFESPQRLLSAEPLDLTSVPFGNSSPSDIEVPKPGSPEPQVSGLAANRSLTEGLVLDTMNDSLSKILLDISFPGLEEDPLGPDSINWSQFIPELQ from the exons ATGAAAACCAGCCCCCGTCGGCCATTGATTCTCAAAAGACGGAGGCTGCCCCTTCCTGTTCAAAATGCCCCAAGTGAAACATCAGAGGAGGAACCCAAGAGATCCCCTGCCCAACAGGAGCCTAATCAAGCAGAGGCCTCCAAGGAAGTGGCAGAGCCCCACTCTTGCAAGTTTCCAGCTGGGATCAAGATTATTAACCACCCCACCATGCCCAACACCCAAGTAGTGGCCATCCCCAACAATGCTAATATTCACAGCATCATCACAGCACTGACTGCCAAGGGAAAAGAGAGTGGCAGTAGTGGGCCCAACAAATTCATCCTCATCAGCTGTGGGGGAGCCCCAACTCAGCCTCCAGGACTCCAGCCTCAAATCCAAACCAGCTATGATGCCAAAAGGACAGAAGTGACCCTGGAGACCTTGGGACCAAAACCTGCAGCTAGGGATGTGAATCTTCCTAGACCATCTGGAGCCCTTTGCGAGCAGAAACGGGAGACCTGTG ATGGTGAGGCAGCAGGCTGCACTACCAACAATAGCCTTTCCAACATCCAGTGGCTTCGAAAGATGAGTTCTGATGGACTGGGCTCCTGCAGCATCAAGCAAGAGATGGAGGAAAAGGAGAATTGTCACCTGGAGCACAGACAGGTTAAG GTTGAGGAGCCTTCGAGACCATCAGCGTCCTGGCAGAACTCTGTGTCTGAGCGGCCACCCTACTCTTACATGGCCATGATACAATTCGCCATCAACAGCACTGAGAGGAAGCGCATGACCTTGAAAGACATCTACACTTGGATTGAGGACCACTTTCCCTACTTTAAGCACATTGCCAAGCCAGGCTGGAAG AACTCCATCCGCCACAACCTTTCCCTGCATGACATGTTTGTCCGGGAGACGTCCGCCAATGGCAAGGTCTCCTTCTGGACCATTCACCCCAGTGCCAACCGCTACTTGACATTGGACCAGGTGTTTAAG CAGCAGCAGAAACGACCGAATCCAGAGCTCTGCCGGAATGTGACCATCAAAACTGAACTCCCCCTGGGTGCAC GGCGGAAGATGAAGCCACTGCTACCACGGGTCAGCTCATACCTGGTGCCTATCCAGTTCCCGGTGAACCAGGCACTGGTGTTGCAGCCCTCGGTGAAGGTGCCATTGCCCCTGGCGGCTTCCCTCATGAGCTCAGAGCTCGCCCGCCATAGCAAGCGAGTCCGCATCGCCCCCAAG GTACTGCTAGCTGAGGAGGGGATAGCTCCTCTTCCTTCTGCAGGACCAAGGAAAGAGGAGAAACTCCTGTTTGGAGAAGGGCTGTCTCCTTTGCTTCCAGTCCAGTCTATCAAGGAGGAAGAAATCCAGCCTGGGGAGGAAATGCCACACTTAGCGAGACCCATCAAAGTGGAGAGCCCTCCCTTGGAAGAGTGGCCCTCCCCGGCCCCATCTTTCAAAGAGGAATCATCTCACTCCTGGGAGGATTCGTCCCAATCTCCCACCCCAAGACCCAAGAAGTCCTACAGTGGGCTTAGGTCCCCAACCCGGTGTGTCTCGGAAATGCTTGTGATTCAAcacagggagaggagggagaggagccggTCTCGGAGGAAACAGCATCTACTGCCTCCCTGTGTGGATGAGCCGGAGCTGCTCTTCTCAGAGGGGCCCAGTACTTCCCGCTGGGCCGCAGAGCTCCCGTTCCCAGCAGACTCCTCTGAGCCTGCCTCCCAGCTCAGCTACTCCCAGGAAGAGGGAGGACCTTTTAAGACACCCATTAAGGAAACGCTGCCTGTCTCCTCCACCCCGAGCAAATCTGTCCTCCCCAGAACCCCTGAATCCTGGAGGCTCACGCCCCCAGCCAAAGTAGGGGGGCTGGATTTCAGCCCAGTACAAACCCCCCAGGGTGCCTCTGGCCCCTTGCCTGACCCCCTGGGGCTGATGGATCTCAGCACCACTCCACTGAAAAGTGTTCCCCCCTTTGAATCACCGCAAAGGCTCCTCAGTGCAGAACCCTTAGACCTCACCTCTGTCCCCTTTGGCAACTCTTCTCCCTCAGATATAGAAGTCCCCAAGCCAGGCTCCCCGGAGCCACAGGTTTCTGGCCTTGCAGCCAATCGTTCTCTGACAGAAGGCCTGGTCCTGGACACAATGAATGATAGCCTCAGCAAGATCCTGCTGGACATCAGCTTTCCTGGCCTGGAGGAGGACCCACTGGGCCCTGACAGCATCAACTGGTCCCAGTTTATTCCTGAGCTACAGTAG